In Tenacibaculum pacificus, a single window of DNA contains:
- a CDS encoding PAS domain S-box protein codes for MSQNRIDILERALKRQKAARKIAEKILEDKSRELYLIYEELKETNTKLEESLKEKSSELKGVFQNINDSYLIMDLSGNVLKMNDSAIDFFGYDISKDKLNVKKLIYPEDSDYSFKSFYKLYKTGSFSNYVARILTKKNEVKWVQINATLIYDKNNKKIAAQGIIRNITETKRTTELISEQKKELDVIIENSSLGIALIQQGEFIKTNSVFQNFLGYSEDEFLELTIKDISFKEDFQLSKKYLDKMDSGAIDNFVLDRRYKRKNGSILWVKANVNAVRDTFGAIKYQVVLVEDVTLKRERTLIIDMINDLAKSILGKDNIYEIAWEVTQKIAKYLGSKDCVIYLVNHKNNTLEQIASNFLKLDKKRIKKNIIPIGEGIAGNVAKFGKAVIVNDTSKDSRYIIEGERRFSEISVPIISEGKVIGVIDSEHIDKNHYRKEHLHTLENIASLVSMQLKSAINIRFRKKTEVKNKQLLSQLEKSNDELNEYAHIVSHDLKSPLRSIDALVSWVKTDNEGRLDEVTLANFKLIEETLQTMEDLISSVLEYSSSGTETNDKVKVDLNLIIDSLKKTLFIPDNICIQVVKKLPIVNGDTTKFKQLFQNLISNAIKFNNKDKGLIEIDFIEKTFLYQFSVKDNGIGIAEQFHDKIFKIFQSLNKRPDSTGIGLSIVKKIVNLYEGTIWLESEPELGTTFYFTIKK; via the coding sequence ATGAGTCAGAACCGAATAGATATATTAGAACGTGCTTTAAAAAGACAGAAAGCAGCAAGGAAAATTGCAGAGAAAATATTAGAAGATAAATCAAGAGAATTATATTTAATATATGAAGAATTAAAAGAAACAAATACAAAACTTGAAGAATCATTAAAAGAAAAATCATCAGAATTAAAAGGTGTTTTTCAAAATATTAATGACTCTTATTTAATAATGGATTTATCAGGAAATGTTCTTAAAATGAATGATTCAGCGATAGATTTTTTTGGGTATGATATATCAAAAGATAAATTAAATGTAAAAAAATTAATTTATCCTGAAGATTCAGATTATTCTTTTAAATCTTTTTATAAATTATATAAAACAGGCTCGTTTTCAAATTATGTTGCTAGAATTTTAACTAAAAAGAATGAAGTTAAATGGGTTCAAATAAATGCAACTTTAATTTACGATAAAAATAATAAAAAAATCGCTGCTCAAGGAATAATTAGAAATATAACAGAAACAAAAAGAACTACAGAGTTAATTAGTGAACAAAAAAAAGAGTTAGATGTTATTATAGAAAACTCATCATTAGGAATAGCTCTTATACAACAAGGCGAATTTATAAAAACAAATAGTGTTTTTCAGAATTTTCTTGGTTATTCTGAAGATGAATTTTTAGAATTAACAATTAAAGATATTTCTTTTAAAGAAGATTTCCAATTATCTAAAAAATACTTAGATAAAATGGATAGTGGTGCTATTGATAATTTTGTATTAGATAGAAGATATAAACGTAAAAATGGCTCTATTTTATGGGTAAAAGCAAATGTTAATGCGGTAAGAGATACTTTTGGAGCAATTAAATATCAAGTTGTACTTGTTGAAGATGTTACATTAAAACGAGAAAGAACATTAATTATTGATATGATTAATGATTTAGCTAAATCAATTTTAGGAAAAGATAATATTTATGAAATAGCTTGGGAAGTAACTCAAAAAATAGCGAAATATTTAGGTTCTAAAGACTGTGTAATTTATTTAGTAAATCATAAAAATAACACCTTAGAACAAATTGCATCAAATTTTTTAAAGTTAGATAAAAAAAGAATAAAGAAAAATATTATACCTATTGGTGAAGGAATTGCAGGTAATGTAGCTAAATTTGGTAAAGCTGTCATTGTAAATGATACTTCTAAAGATAGTAGGTATATTATAGAAGGAGAAAGACGTTTTTCTGAAATATCTGTACCAATAATAAGTGAAGGTAAAGTTATTGGTGTTATCGATTCTGAACATATAGATAAAAATCACTACAGAAAAGAACATTTACATACTTTAGAAAATATTGCAAGTTTGGTTTCTATGCAGCTAAAAAGTGCTATAAATATAAGATTTAGAAAGAAAACAGAAGTTAAAAATAAGCAACTTTTAAGTCAGTTAGAAAAAAGTAATGATGAGTTAAATGAATATGCACATATTGTGTCTCATGATTTAAAATCTCCACTAAGAAGTATTGATGCTTTAGTTTCTTGGGTAAAAACAGATAATGAAGGTAGATTAGATGAAGTTACTTTAGCCAATTTTAAGCTAATAGAAGAAACTTTACAAACGATGGAGGATTTGATTTCTAGTGTTTTAGAATATTCTAGTTCAGGGACAGAAACGAATGATAAAGTAAAAGTAGATTTAAATTTAATTATTGACAGTTTAAAGAAAACATTATTTATACCTGATAATATTTGTATTCAAGTAGTTAAAAAATTACCAATAGTAAATGGTGATACTACAAAGTTTAAACAACTGTTTCAGAATTTAATTAGTAATGCTATAAAATTTAATAATAAAGATAAAGGGCTAATTGAAATAGATTTTATCGAAAAAACATTTTTATATCAATTTTCGGTAAAAGATAACGGTATTGGAATAGCTGAACAATTTCATGATAAAATATTTAAAATTTTTCAATCACTTAATAAAAGACCCGATTCTACTGGTATTGGGCTTTCTATTGTTAAAAAAATTGTAAATTTATATGAAGGAACTATTTGGCTAGAAAGTGAGCCAGAATTAGGGACTACTTTTTATTTCACTATTAAAAAATAA
- a CDS encoding heme NO-binding domain-containing protein, whose amino-acid sequence MKGIVFTEFLDLVEEKFGLEVVDKIITQSDLESEGVYTAIGTYRFSEMLQLLEHLSNHTSLSIDDLLLVYAEHFFGVIKKSYPGLLETYKDPIEMLASIENHIHVEVQKIYPEAELPTFIIENRTDKSLIMIYKSSRAMHHFGLGLMNKTFEYFNSSATIILEKIKEDGTEVKFIINQN is encoded by the coding sequence ATGAAAGGAATTGTTTTTACAGAGTTTTTAGATTTAGTAGAAGAAAAATTCGGATTAGAAGTTGTTGATAAAATTATAACTCAATCAGATTTAGAGTCTGAAGGAGTATATACAGCAATTGGAACTTATCGTTTTTCTGAAATGCTACAACTATTAGAGCATTTAAGTAATCACACCTCACTTTCTATTGATGATTTATTATTAGTATATGCTGAACACTTTTTTGGTGTTATCAAAAAAAGTTATCCAGGACTTTTAGAAACTTATAAAGATCCTATTGAAATGTTAGCTTCTATTGAAAATCATATTCATGTTGAAGTTCAAAAAATATATCCTGAAGCAGAATTACCAACATTTATTATAGAAAATAGAACAGATAAATCACTTATAATGATTTATAAATCGAGTAGAGCAATGCATCATTTTGGGCTTGGTTTAATGAATAAAACATTTGAGTATTTTAATTCAAGTGCAACAATTATTTTAGAAAAAATAAAAGAAGATGGTACAGAGGTGAAATTTATTATTAATCAAAATTAA